In Acidimicrobiales bacterium, the sequence CCAGGTCCTTGAACGGGTTCTTGTACCTGCCCCGCCAGGCGTCGAACTCCTCGAGATAGGCCGGGTCCAGGTACTCCCGGTACGCGGCATGGCTGCCACCGGCGTGGCTGTCGGCGGTGACGATGGTGTAGTGGCCGTTGGCCCGGTCGATGGTGGCGTTACCCGTCTTCATGGGCGCCCAGTATATTCCGGTAGTAGAACGTGTTCCACTTCGGCCACCCGGGACCCGCCCGGGCACCCGCCGGGGGGAGTCAGGGGAGGGCCCGATGGACTACGAGTACGTGATCGTCGACGACCCGGCGCCGGGGGTGCGAAGGATCACCATGAACCGGCCCGACAAGCGCAACGCCCTGTTCCACCCGCTGCGGAGGGACATCTTCGCCGCCCTGAGGGCCGCCGATCAGGATGAATCGGTCCGGGTCACGATCGTGCGGGGCGCAGGCAAGTCGTGGTCGGCCGGCTACGACCTGGGCGGGGGCAACGAGGGCCAGGAGATGCCGTACTACACCCCGGGGGGCGACGGGCAGTGGCCCCGCCACGTCACCGAGGGGTGGATGAGCATCTGGGACCTGGCCAAGCCGGTGATCGCCCAGGTCCACGGCTACTGCCTGGCGGGCGGGTCGGAGATGGCCACCGGGTGCGACCTCGTCTACGTGGCCGAGGACGCCCAGATCGGCTACCCGGCGGTGCGCTTCGGCGTGCCGGACATGCACTTCCACCCCTGGACCATGGGCATGCGCAAGGCCATGGAGGCCATGCTCACCGGGGACTCGATGTCGGGCCTCGAGGCCGTCCGGCTGGGATGGGCCAACGACGCCTTCCCGATCGACCAGCTCGACCAGAAGGTGCTCGAGGTGGCCGAGCGGATCGCCAAGCTGCCGCCCGACGTGGTGCAGATCAACAAGCGGGTGGTGCACCGCCAGATGGAGGTCATGGGGATGCGCACCGGCATCCGCATCGGCACCGAGCTGTGCGCCCTCGGCACCCACCAGCGCAGCCTGCGGGAGTTCGTGGCCAACACCATGAAGCAGGGCCTGACCCAGACCCTGTCCGAGCGCGACGCCCCGTTCGGGGACTACCGGACCGGCGAGAAGCAGCCCGCCGGCCGGGACTAGACCCCGAGGGGCCGGGTCCCGATGACCTCGCGCCGCTCGAGGTCGGCCACCTCCTCCTCCGTGTACCCGAGCACCTCGGTCAGCACCTCGTGGTTGTGCTGGCCGAGGGTCGGGGCGGGGGAGTGGACCCAGCTCCCGATGCCGGTGTAGCGGAACGGCATGCCGAACACCGGGTGGCGTCCCACCACCGGGTGGTCGAAGTGCTCGAAGAACCGCCGGGCCCCGAACTCGGGGTGCTCGGACACGGCGCGGAAGTCGTAGACGACCGCGGCGGGCACGCCGTGGCCGAGGAGCAGCTCGGCGGCCTTCCCGGCCTCCTGACCGGCCGCCCACTCCGCCAGGGCCCTCTCCAGGGTGTCCTGGGCGCCGGCCCGGCCCGCCGATGTCGCCAGGTCGGCGCCGGCCGCCCACT encodes:
- a CDS encoding enoyl-CoA hydratase-related protein, whose translation is MDYEYVIVDDPAPGVRRITMNRPDKRNALFHPLRRDIFAALRAADQDESVRVTIVRGAGKSWSAGYDLGGGNEGQEMPYYTPGGDGQWPRHVTEGWMSIWDLAKPVIAQVHGYCLAGGSEMATGCDLVYVAEDAQIGYPAVRFGVPDMHFHPWTMGMRKAMEAMLTGDSMSGLEAVRLGWANDAFPIDQLDQKVLEVAERIAKLPPDVVQINKRVVHRQMEVMGMRTGIRIGTELCALGTHQRSLREFVANTMKQGLTQTLSERDAPFGDYRTGEKQPAGRD